The genomic DNA TCAAAGAATTATACATAGTCAAAGGTTAGTTTCAAGTTTCATCTTTTAATTTGGTTCTTGAATTGGGAGGTGAAAAAGGTGATGGCATTGatctaaatgttttttttttttggtggttttAGGCAAGCCAAAGGTGAAAGTGAGCCTTCTATGGATAACACAGACATTCTATCGGGCAGACGCCATGACCCTAATGCTCTAAAGGTGTGTATATTGGTGTATCTCCTTGAATTGTATATTCGATTTATGTTGTTTATGGTTTCaacttttcttttaatgtttcCCTTGCGCTTATTCAGCtcatgatatttttcataggagcATTTGCTAAAGATGACCACAGAACATCGTGCAGAAATGGCCTTAAAACGTGGAAAGTCTACACTTCGTGAGGAAGGTTGATTCTCATTTCTTTCACAACACAGATTCCTTggattatattttctttgtgtttctacctatcaaaaatattttctatgtgTTTCTGGCCAACTGTTGTTCTCTTGATTTGTATGTTCTCACAAAAATCCTTATCACATTGCTATGTGTAAAAAATGGCTTGGttggtactttttttttttgataagtaaacacaCATATATTAGCAAAGGCAAACGCCGCAAAGTACACAGGGAGTAAAATAGAGTTAATATGATTGACATGCTTCAAGCTTGCATCTTGACAGAAGTCCCTCCTAGGATATTTTTGTCGTATATAAGAGAAGCAGCAGGACTATAAACCATCTGTTTTCGCTTTGCCTTTATACGTTAGCATTGTggcatataatatttttagaagcaGCTTCAAGTTGGGTTCCTTCTTTTGCCATTTCATGTACTGACCATCAGTTTTAGGTTTCTGTAGACCAGGGAGAGCCAAAGTGGTATGTTTTTCATTGTTCTTGCTTTGATTTGGAGCATATGGGTTGAAAGAAAGTGTGGAGTTTCAGAAAATTATAACCGAGAGTAGTTATGTGGTGAAAGAAAGTTGCTTGTCTTAAGTTAGAAAATGGCTTAAGCCAGAAAAAGtgtaagttaaaaaataaacaattctaaaaatggCTAAAGTCTTAAAGCAAGTTGCTTTAAGACTTCAGTCAAAAAATTAACAACACctttttcatattaatattacaacttaaagttaaaaataatttaaagtgataagtcaaaataattaacttttcCTTAACCCTAGATATCCTTTGCCTTAATAACCCATGTTTCttttcccttgtttttctttcataaatcCTGTCTTTAATATCAATAATGGTGAATAGCCCTTGAGGCTTGGCttaagtggtaaagggatggggagggtttgtgggaggtttcaAGTTCAAGCCCCAATGGGGACAacaaatttacctataaaaaagaaatatcaataacagtatatatatcaatttaattgtttagaaaaacttttaaattagttttaacaaacaatcttaatacttaagaGTAAGAATTAAGTGATAtgttttaagtcaataacttaaGTATTATCTAACTTAAAATTATCTTTAGTTATTTTCATATtacatattaagttttaccaaatgcCCACATATTTTGGgaataataaattctattaGAGCTAAGGTTCTTGATCCTTAAGAAGATTTTAACTCTTAAGGAAGCCAATCTTTTGGGGCATTCCATGTTGATAAGGGAGGGGGACAGATGACTACTCCactattattaaataaattataaataggtGGTGATTATGCTTAAGCTGTTGACTTAAAGAGTAGCCACAACGCTTAACGACTTGTGGGGTGATTGCCTTTGTTGGATGGCCTTATTCCCAAAATAGATGCCATTATTTCTTAACCCCAAATTGTGGCAGTCACCACCAGCCAAAAAGAGGTGGGAGAGGGAATGAGCATAAAACATCTTAAGTCATGTTGGATGGTCTCTCACCTTGTGGGAGTGGTTGTGAATCTGTTGCTTATTGCCTCTGTTGATGGAGGTCACCACCACATGGGGTCTGAGATCTGTGAGTGGAGAAGTGGATTTCCTAGCCAAAAGGAGGTGCCACAATGCTCAAGGGATTTAGGAGGCATTTCTATCCTCACTAGTTGTGATTTCTGAAATGGTGTTTATGTTATAATTCCCCCATTTTTTAAACTTCCCCTTTTCCCCCTTGCTTCCTCTCCTGAAGCACGTCTCTTCCATTTACTTGTTCTAAATTACTTTCAATGAATTCTTTGCTTTCTGTCAGGTAACATAGAAATTGGAAATGGGTATGGTGTACCGGGTGGAGGTGCTTATTATGGTGCTTCGAGGTCCAACATTGCTATGCCCAGTAAGCCTGAGGAATACATATTGgttcttttctcttttggtATTTTCTGAGATGAGataatatgttttatatttcaATTCTTCAGAAAAATTTGGAATTGGAGGTAATGAAGGCCATAAAAGTCCTGAGATTAATAGAGAATCTGAGGAGAAATCTGAGTCTAAAGAGTTGCCCGAGTATCTCAAGCAGAAGTTGAGGGCAAGGGGCATTCTTAAGGATGACACAGCAAAAGGGGATCCTCACATCAACACATTTAAGGCCATGGTTAGAAGTAGCATATTCTAATCAGCTAAGCTATTTATAGCTTCTAAAATCTGTCAACTTCCTACAATTGAACCTAATTTACGCCTTCTAGTTGTCAAAATCTCTGTTCACTGTGTAACTTGTGCCATTTGATTGCATCTTTTTGTTTGCTTCTGCAAGAAATCTTCTTTAATGACTTGTAACTTTGAATTTCAGAAGTTGGAAGCTCAGTCAACTCAAACCACTGCACCGGCGAAGCTTCCTACTGGATGGGTGAGTTTTAGTTGTTATATATGTCTTCCTACTTTTATTTCAGGGCCTTATTGGTGCACTTTTTTAATCACCTGAGATCtgttttggatttttaaaaaaccctTTAATGGAGTGTTTGGTTGTGACACTGAAGCATTTGAAAATAGAAGAGGTTTTGTGtctaaaagtttttttagtAAAGTTAGGGTTGACATTCTTTTGTAGGAGAGTTCTCAGGAAGggatttaaaaatttgaaatctgtTAGATATTTTATATAGCAACCTCTTCCTTACTCAAATCCTTTTGGAGAAGCACTTCATTAGAAGCTACGGCTGAAACAGACTAGCCCTTAATTTGTATTTGACCGGAATAGCCAACAGATCTTATGTGTGGAACTATGTGGATGGAATTAGGCATCTTGGATGACTGATGGACTCTTATGTCTTAACACATGTAGCTATGATGTTTGTTTCTGCTTTATTTGAATTTCTCAAGGTTTCCAATTGTCACTCAAAATTAATGATGATCTTGTCAGCATCTTTCTGTATATTCATGCAAGAAACTggattttgttgaatttttggtCAGCAATTAAGTTTGCCAGTTTTTTCTAATTGTATTTGATTGaagatatatttcttatttttattttacattttggTTAATTGAATGCTTAAGAAAGAAATATACATTTAAGACATGACTTGATACAAAGCTATTGGTGGAGGATTAATGAATCTGTCTTTTTCCCTACAAAGTGGGGCTAGTGGGTTTCATGTTATACAAAGAgacaagtaaaataaataaaagttgtaacccttttagaaaacttttatttttattatttacttgaaTGTATTTCATGCTGTCTTTAAATTCTGTGATGCATCATGTAGGTGGAGACAAAGGACCCTGCAAGTGGTGCTTCATATTATTACAATGAAAACACTGGGATGAGTCAATGGGAAAGGCCTGTTGAGACTTCTTTTAGTTCACAACCTCCATCTCCTTTATCTCTTCCAGAAGATTGGGAGGAGGCATTAGATGTAACAACGGGTAAACCATATATATCTCTATctttcttatgattttttcaataaaattgaataaatggACAACAgaacataaaagaaatttatatatgtgTGAGAATCAGAAGAAACAGCCTCCCTTTGTTTGATGCACCTCAAACTGGATGGTGATTTCTCAGTTACTGTTTGGGCTTGAATGTAGAAAGGGAGCATGCTAGATATATGATCATATCACTAGGAAGATTATGGATGGGATAGCCTCTTTGAACATCAATATGGATTGAGTGCATAAATGAGGCATAGTGAGGCTAATTTCTTGGCTCAAAGAggaacaattatttttatttttttgatagacaaaagATTGTATTAAGAAGTGCAAAAAAAATGGGGGCGTACCCAATGCATACAAGCAGTATACACAAAAAAACAACCCAAGCaccagaaaagaaagaagaagccTAGAAAAGAGTAAGACTAGCCACAATAAAGAGACTTCAGAAAATTCAGATGAGAGGGGATCTCCAAATCCAGCAACTGTTTGGATCACTCTACAAGGGATCTGAAAAAGAGAACCCTCAGCCTTTGGTCCAACAATTCTTTGTCTTTGAAGGATTATGTGTGAGCACTTTGGAGGATACATTTACCTGCTTGGATATGGTTTTGGGCTTGCAGTTCAATGGTTTTGCAgccttttatttgtttatttttatttttcaaatttactttcCAAAGTTGGACACCTTGCCATTTCTTGTTTCTTATAAAACATGAAACacaaaaattgcattttttgtTGAAACATCAAGCGAATTATTGGAGAGTGTTGTTACAATGTGTCTTAAGCATGCTTTATTAGATCCAAAGAGGTTACATATTATTGATTAGTTCAATTTTTATCCCGTTATCATCTTTTGGTGAAATAGGACATACTGTTTGTCAAGCTTCTCAATGGTTTTCTATTAGTGACTGATTgcaatataatattattcaattaaaaaacaaaaatgaatagTTGTtccccaaaattatttttaaataagaaggTTGTGTTATCATAGAAATTAGTGTAAGGCACACATAAACTGCTTGGGAAATCTCAGTCTAAATGCATATGACAAGTactcttatttaaatttttttgttggcttctatttttaaattttaaacttgcaAGAATGTGAGGATGTGGTGGAGAGAGGGGGTCTAGAGAGGGATGATATTTAATGATGAGGGGGCAGCAATTGACAGTACATATGAAAGGAAAACCATTTTGCATATCCATGAAGCACATCTCAggtttctttttaataataaagtaCGGATAATTATTTAGGACAATGGATGAGAAAACCCAGAGGGAAAATTCCTTATTTTTGACACACAAGGTTGTAACTGTTGAAGGGGATGGGCGTTCTTTCAAAcacaaataaaacaatttgatGAAGTTAAAGTGAatggtgaaaaataaataatccaaGTTTCACCAATCATTATGGATATCCTGTTTATAGTACCTCTGTAAGAGGGAAAAGAAGATCTTCTGGTTTCCACCATTTAATTTTCTATGGAAGATAGAGAAGAGAAGAAACATGGTCATTAGAGGAAAAAAGAAGTCCATTGGAAGCCTAGTGGCACTTTTCCTTCCAAAGTGTGTTAATTCGAAGAGAAAATTTGAACAGGAAGTTGTGTTTCCTCCAAAATGGGGTGATTTTGGAGAGGGAACTTGTACATGAATTTGAGTATGATGTTTCTGTTCAAGGTATAACAGCTTTACAATAGGGTTGGGGTGGCGCCCTTCCTTTCTCTTACTTTTGTCCACTTTCTCGTAGGCAAActgaagaaaatgggaaaattttcatgttgttccttctcttcctctttttagtAATGATCGAGCAGTGTTAGATTTATCAAAGACCACGGTAGGCAATACTTGGTGTGGAAACTAACAATTCAGCTTGGTTCATCAGGGTCATGGGATTGTTCGTTAATATCATGACAAATGTATTCCACTGTGACTTTTCCGTCCACAATGGGTTGATGTGAAGAGAAAATTGGAAGTTGTACATGTATTTTCTCCTTCAAAGTGGGATGATTTGGAGCGAGATACTATACAGAAATTTGACCATAGTATCTCTGTTCAAGGTATAATGCCTTACAATAGGGATTGGGTTGGATTCATCCTCTCCCTTCCTTTTTCCCCACTTCCTCTGAAAGacaaactaaagaaaatggGCAAGGTTCTTGTGtattttcttatcttcttttGAGTAAGGACTCCAATGAAGTGTTACATTTGTCTGAGATAATAATGACAATAGTTGATGTAGAAAGTACAGTTCAACTCAAAGGTTTATCAGGGTCTATGGGATGTTTTGTCAATGTCACAACAAATGTATTTGAAAAGCCACAGGAACTAGAAAACAGGATGTTCcttctctttattatttttttttcctggtcaAGATAACTATTTGATTTACTGAAAGTGGAATAGATGTACAGAATGTACCTGAATACAGTCAAAGAAAAACCATGAGCTGAACTGTTTATGCAAGATGTAAAAAGTTAACTAATAACCCTAAGATTCCTTGGTCAAAACTCAAGCAAAGGTCTTCACTTTTGGCCAGTAGACTAATAGGTTCAGCAAGATGGGATTGGGAAAGTTAAAAGTTATGTTGATAGTATGCTATGACCAAAAAGACCTATCATTGTTTACATGATTGTCATGAACtacttttatcttaaatttcatgttttttaaaagattattttttttgtcacttGGTGCTTGAAGTGTCTATAGTTGATATGAACATGGAGAACACATCTAAATCTTGGCAATAAATGACCTTGCTCCTTGAGGGCCACAACTGTTTTGTGTATGATCTTGTTAAATTAGGCACAAATGTAAAGTGAGTTGAGAAAAGAGAATTGCAAACTCTATTTATTGTGGTTTGATAGTACATCTATACATACTCTCCTCAAGCTTCTAACCGAGTGAGGATTCCACTAAACTTCAAGGTTCCAATGGACCTTCACAAATACCTCAAGTGATCGACTTCACATGAAAACATTTCTCACAAGAAGAAAGGATGGTTAGCTGAACACTCTCAATCCTAGTGAAGCAAAATATCCTCACAATACAATAGAAACTAGGATTGACTTGAAGGTGCACTTATGGTTGGCAAGTTTTGAGAATAAATGCACTAGAATGAGTTTTGAATGAGAGAGACTAGTATTGTAAGCAAGTTAAAACTCAAGGTTTTGTTATGCATAAATACTCTTAAACACCTCAATATATAGGTCGAGCAACTAATTTGACCAGTCTAGTCGTTGTGCATTAAATGCACTTGCAAGTGACAATTGGGGTTGTAGACCTGAACTAGTTGAGCAATTGGTCGAGGCTCCTGCCTCAACCACTTAAAGCAAGCTATACCGGAGGTTTAGGGTGCACAAAATGCATCTTGACCTAGGCTCAACCAGTTCCACCCTTCCTCAACCGATTCCACCATAAGTGAAGCAATTTTGGCCGAATCAAGGTCAGGAACCTTGAAAAAGCTTCTTTAAATAGACCCTTTAAAGCATATTTTGGAAGAATTAAGGACAAGgtttgataaaaaaacattatattgtCCAATTGTATGAAGATATGATCAATTTATAATCAAGAGAGgatgatttttaaaagtctTAAGTgcatgaaaaaattttaatgacTCAAGTGCTCCAAAAAATACAACCTTACATTGGTTCCTAGGTCTTCTTAAGTCTTCAATAAGCTCAACTCTCCATTGACAAGAATCTTCTATTTGAGTTGCTTGAACTTTCTTTAACTTTCAAGAAAACTTGTAACAATTAACTTGATTGAACCAATAGTAACtttaaccttgttttgttatcattaaaacttgattaggagaacccttgggctaacctTACGATATACCAAATTCTTTGCCACACCTTTCTTTTCAACCACTTCTTAAAACTCTTTTGCTTCCTATACAGGTCAAAAATATTACTACAATAGAAAGACCCAGGCATCACAGTGGGAGCCCCCTAATACAGTGCAGCAGGTCCCTAATACAGTGCAGCAAGTTGCCTCAGGACACTCTGGCAACATGGTTTTCAGCAATGCAGTTAATGGGAATCAGGATGATCGGTCAGCCATGCTCAAGAGATGCATGGGATGTGGTGGTTGGGGAGTAGGCCTTGTGCAGATGTGGGGTTACTGCAATCATTGCACTCGGTATAGTGATGCCTTGTTCTTCACCAGAAGCAATCTTTTTAGTGGAATTCTTTACTATGCCCTTTTTTCTATAAATGTATGcaattttacaagaaaaaaattagatttcaaCTAGAGCGCATTTGGAGCTGGTCTGTTTATAGATTGAACATGCCTGCATGAACCGATGCAAATTGCAACACAGAAATAGGAATCAACAAGGCCCTTGAGGTCTGTCTCAAGTGGCTAATCAGGGGGCTACTAGGTTCATTTCCATGTAAAAGGAAAATAGGTACCTGTCAAAAAGGGGGGAAACCAAGAAATAAGAATAAGGAACTATAGACATGGTGGAAGGCTCAAAGAAGAGCATGGGTTACTGGGCTAGCAATATAAGTCCAGCTGATTGCCTCCAAGTTTGGTTTCAAATCCATTTAAACATAGAGAGAACTCAACTTGCTTctttattcagttaaaaatctttaaattgtGGTGTTTCAAGATTTATGATTGATTATCAGATTGCAGGGAGATTGGAATAGCAAAATAATGGAAATCTTGTAATAACAGTCACTCCTTTGACAAAGGTCTTACCTTAAGAATCTTAGTGACATATCCAAGGACCTAGAGTATCATCAAACAAGAGAGAGTTGGTTACATCAGAGTGCGAGAGGATTGGAAAAGCAAAAATTATAGAATGTTATGATAACATAATCACTCCTTGGTACAGGTCTGACCTCAAAAatccttcttttatttttttggatacgcaaaagaatgaaatgcattaAAAGTGCCTGAAAAGGACACACTAAAATACGTCTGACCGCAAGAATCCTAGTCACATCCTCTAGGGCCAAGAGCATCATTGTTGGGCAAGCGGTGTACTAACACAAATTTCTATTGTGTTCTGATGGGTTGATCTTAtttcgataaaaaaaaaaaaaacattttcatggGTTGATCTTATTtcaattaaacttttttttattgaagcATATTGGTACTTgtgtatgttttgttttttctattttaatttttaaattttatctaataGCTATTTCAAACGCAGAGTTCTCAACCTTCCTCAAAGCCAATACTTGGCATCCAGTTTGCAGCAGCAATCCAGAAGTAATGTGAATATCAAAGGAGATTCAGAGAGAAAGCCTTCTAAGCAAAGGTATCCTATCTTCTGTTGAAGCATATATTTTGCTTAAATGGCTGGCTTTTTGAGAACCTAAAATACacttaaaagtttttttgaaacaatcaTTTTTACATCTATGCCTGATCTGCAAGTATAACCTTGCTTGAATTTCCACCTCTTCCCCTTCTTGAGGTTTGGATGTGGAAGAAAGGATCTCCATTCCAAAGGGATCAGGCAAAATTAAGATGGTAGTGATCTTCTGCTTCGCTGGAAGTTCTAAAACTATAGGACTGCACTCTTGATAATTTCTTCATTAGTATTCCTTTGTTTTAGTCAGAAACAAGAATATtattaaagaaaggaaagattTCAAGAGCAGAGGAGAATTTTCcttgagaaaaatataaacaaataaccAAGTggatcaaaaaaacaaaagcagaaCCACCACAAATGGGAATTGACTGAAGACTTAAGGTTGAATATATTCCCTGAGGGacaatatgaaaagaaaacaaattaccAAGGGCACCTCATGGGTGAGCACTCTTCATTCGATTGGGCTAAAAATTTGTCTGGAGAATGTGCTTCTTCCAAGCATGTAATTAATTGACTGAAGCAATATCCTTCAGATGTCAACAGTGTCTTTGAGGATGGAGACTTCCAAGAACTTTATATGCCTTCTCTGACCAATTAATTACATTGTAACTATTATCCTTAAATATGTTACTGATATTTTCCCTGAGCCTCGTTTGGATAAGACAAAAAGGCAGTGATACATGATTTTAATGGTATTCACTACCAGAAGATGCAGAGAACAAGAAAAATGCATTGTTTTGGGTCTTACCAATACTTGGCCTGAGGTTTCCTAGATAACTTTTTTCAAAGAATTGTACTTGTTTGGAGTCCTATAGCCCTGAGCAGGACACAGTTGGGGCTCCAGAATTTGCCACCATAGTTACTTCTCACATTTATATTCTTGAAAAGGAATATTCACTGCCACCATGCTTTTAAAGATGGAAGAAGTTTAAGTAGTCCATCAAAATAGAGTGGAGGAAACTTCACTGCTTGAATCTACTGCCCAAGTCCTTACTCTATCACTCAACTAATAAATGGAAAAGCTGAGGTTGAGAAACTCCTCAGgcatcctttttcttttgaactAATAGATGGTGTGTGAACTGGAACCTTCTTGGAGCTTCACTTTTgccaatatatatatgtacattcTGAACCGATTTGTCTCTCTGTGGGTTTCCAGGTCCAACTTAAAACCCCCAATAGGAAAAGGCAG from Vitis riparia cultivar Riparia Gloire de Montpellier isolate 1030 chromosome 8, EGFV_Vit.rip_1.0, whole genome shotgun sequence includes the following:
- the LOC117920877 gene encoding uncharacterized protein LOC117920877; translation: MSFAQQPQPGALLHSTMQSHPESNGSQLLHGGHQTAADGIGLRSLNQTGTAEAVPMHHYDQIPQETSASFGWDNRVSGNDRSMGDIETAACDAVLREQEIATQRIIHSQRQAKGESEPSMDNTDILSGRRHDPNALKEHLLKMTTEHRAEMALKRGKSTLREEGNIEIGNGYGVPGGGAYYGASRSNIAMPKKFGIGGNEGHKSPEINRESEEKSESKELPEYLKQKLRARGILKDDTAKGDPHINTFKAMKLEAQSTQTTAPAKLPTGWVETKDPASGASYYYNENTGMSQWERPVETSFSSQPPSPLSLPEDWEEALDVTTGQKYYYNRKTQASQWEPPNTVQQVPNTVQQVASGHSGNMVFSNAVNGNQDDRSAMLKRCMGCGGWGVGLVQMWGYCNHCTRVLNLPQSQYLASSLQQQSRSNVNIKGDSERKPSKQRSNLKPPIGKGSKRDSRKRAYTEDDELDPMDPSSYSDAPRGGWVVGLKGVQPRAADTTATGPLFQQRPYPSPGAVLRKNAEIASQSKKPGSHYAPISKKGDGSDGLGDAD